The stretch of DNA AAAAACTGTTGACCCCTTTCATTGTTAGGTCGTCTTTACTCTTTTGATAAACTTCATGGAATTTATCATAAACAGTTTCTGAGACAGTGATTGATTTGAATCCGGCTTTTGGCAATTTACTTTTCCTTACCGTATTGTACAGTACCCAAGTATATAATGTTTTATTGTTGGATTCTGATGGGGAGAAGATCAAGTATATTAAAATGAATGAGGAATTACAAATGCGATTACAACAACAATCTCAGAAATTGAACGTCACACAAGGTTGGCTTATTGGGGCGGGATTGTTACTATTTCTTAGTTTATTGGATGATTGATAATGAAAATGAGAAGAAAACCTCCTTACATTTGTGTATGCGGTGAAAAATTTACGAATATGGAAGATTTAACAGGTCATAAAGAATGGGCTTGTGACAGGGTTCTAAAACAAAGAAAAAAGATGGATTAGTTTTGGATTGTCCTAAATGTAAAATTGAAATGGAAAAAGGACACATTACTGCAAAATCAAAAGGAAAATTGATGTATTCTACAAACTGGTATTGTGAGAAATGTGGTCATAGAGAATTTAGTCAGCATAATGTTGAATTTTAACAATGTTGAATTCAAAATTAGTTGAATTATCACTAACCTTGAGTCAATTCCAAACCCATGATCAGTAATTTATCAAATTCAGAATATGTCAAAATATGTCTCAATACTTAGGCAACACAAACACAATGGAAGTTCATAATCTGTTTAATCAGCAGACGAATTGCCAAATCAATGAAATAAAATTTGAGCACAGACGAGATTTTTCTAGCCTCACTGTTGCTCATGCACAGGGTTTTGATAATTGTGCTTATTGCATTGGTGGTTCTACTAGATAGAACCATTTTTTTATGTCCCGCCTGAAAACACGAATAAAATGTCCCACTCATGAAACAGAACCATTGTGATTTAGCCTTACAATGTATTGAAAATTAGTCTTTATAGAATAGCATGGTCCAAGAGCACTATGGGAAAAGGATACTCTACTGAGGAAATTCGACAACAACTAATTTCAGTTTTGGATGATTCTGTTTCTGGAATGTCTGGAGTAGAGATTTCAGAAAAAATTGGTATTAATCGAATTACAATGTCAAAATATCTCAAAGTTTTTGCAGCAGAAGGATTACTACGTCAAAAAAATATTGGAAATGTTACTTTGTGGTTTTTAGAACCTGGTCAAGAATCTTTTAACTTTCCTGATGATTATTTCAAAGTGATCCCACAATATCTAGAATATTTGGTAAAGGGAACTGAAGATCAAGTTTTCTCTCTGATTCGAAATTGTTTGCATTCGGGAGGAACTGTCAATCGTTTGGTTTTAGAAGTAATTTATCCGTCTATTGAACATGTAAAAAAATTATATGATGATGGTAAAATTGGGACATCAGAACAAAACCTCTTGATGACTACCATATCAAAGTCACTTCAAATTTTTAATCAAAATCAAGTAGTATCTGATCCAAAAAAGAATGTAGTTGTTATTGCAGCTGATGCACAAAGCAGATTAAATTCTGAAGCATCTTCAGCAGTTTATCATTCTGATGGATGGCGTGTATCTCATTTGGGAGATATGTCCTCAGCAATCAATGTCTTGTTTGATCTTGATTTCCAAAAATTAGTAGGAAAAATTTGGAAACAAAAACCTGGGGTTTTGATAATAATTGTATTTTCTCAAACTGATGAAGGTCTCAATTTTTTTGCTGATTCTATAAATCCAATAAAAGAAAAGTCTGGAAAAAATATGAAATTGGCACTCTGTGGAAAGGTTTCTAAAAAATCTAAAATTCGTGCTGATTTGATATCTGAGAAAATTGAAGATATCTTACAGTGGTCTCAAACAGTATATGAAAATTCGAAATAATACTAAATGGGCCCGATGAGATTCGAACTCATGACCTTTCGATTATCAGTCGAACGCTCCAGCCAAGCTGAGCTACGAGCCCACGAACAAACCTCTAGGCTAGACTCATTTAAGTTTAATTTTCTTTCCACTTGATTGAACAGCCAATTGATGGATCAAAATCTTTTTCAATTTT from Nitrosopumilus sp. encodes:
- a CDS encoding PF20097 family protein, whose product is MDCPKCKIEMEKGHITAKSKGKLMYSTNWYCEKCGHREFSQHNVEF
- a CDS encoding ArsR family transcriptional regulator, which encodes MGKGYSTEEIRQQLISVLDDSVSGMSGVEISEKIGINRITMSKYLKVFAAEGLLRQKNIGNVTLWFLEPGQESFNFPDDYFKVIPQYLEYLVKGTEDQVFSLIRNCLHSGGTVNRLVLEVIYPSIEHVKKLYDDGKIGTSEQNLLMTTISKSLQIFNQNQVVSDPKKNVVVIAADAQSRLNSEASSAVYHSDGWRVSHLGDMSSAINVLFDLDFQKLVGKIWKQKPGVLIIIVFSQTDEGLNFFADSINPIKEKSGKNMKLALCGKVSKKSKIRADLISEKIEDILQWSQTVYENSK